tgggtgccaggttGCAGAGTGATTATGCCTTAAAACGTAGTGAGGAAGCAACTAGCACTAAATCTGGCTttctgagctcacctgcaaatcaATTCTGTGCACgcctgtctgcaatgaggggctgcccaaagcctcccacagcttaaaTCGTGGtctgggaagaagagacctCCTCAGATGAGCGTGGAGGAAGTAAAGGGCTTGGTGGAGTGCAAACtggctgcaaaggtgctttgctgcataTAGGCacattccagggcagaacttgggtggATAAGTGATTGTATATAACCAGCACTTATGTATGCAGTAAAGGATCTCGCCtggggtctgtgccttcatatgccacgAAGTACCATACGTTGTCATCCTCTTTGCACTTAGGACTAGCTTCATTTTACTGTCCTTTATAAATCTTATCTACTGATGACTTCTCTTTTGCTAATATGTTTACGACAATATTCAGTGTCAGTACAACTCATAGCTAAGCCTCACTAAGAAAAGGTCCTAATTTTGCATAATCTCTTAGCCTTGGAATGTTTCAGATTAGTGAGGTAAAACTCAATTTGTGACCCTAAGTAGATGGACTGGGCTTTGCATCCTGAGTTTTAAGTTGTGAGGAAAACAAGACTTGGAAAGTTGTGTCATTCTAAgcttgttttttgtgtgttacaGACTTCTGGGACACAGCTGGACAGGAGAGGTTCCAGAGCATGCATGCATCCTATTACCATAAGGCTCACGCTTGTATCATGGTAAGGATAGTCTCTCAGCTGTAATGTGATGGCTTTTTGACTAGTAACAGTCCCAGCTGACACTTGGCCTGTATGTTACTTTTAATGATTGTCCTGCCTCACAACTCTTGTCTCTTCTAGCGGTTTAAAAAACTTTCCTAtattgttctttcttctcttacCAGATAAAACCAGCGTAGTTGGGTATGTTTAGctctcttctgtctttcctgATAGCACTCTTACTATATTCCCTGACTTTGCTGTGTTCTaagtttccttatttttctcactgtgtTTCCAGTAAGGTGAATGTACCTATTTAGAAGCAGTCCTTTCAGAGGTGATGCGAGGGAGAAGACATTCCTTGCTTGTTCTGTGATGTAACTGTTGGATTATGTAGTACAAAATTGTTCTGACATGTTCTGCAGGGGTACTACATAAGACGTTCTTGTCTGGTCTTCTGgcctttattttcctgtactTTGCAATTCCCATTTATTAGCTGCAATCAGTCTTGTTTCCTGACTCCTAACCCACTTAAATCTCTTGGTTTGTATCGTTGCTTTAACTTTCCACTATTTCTCATCACTTGTGAGCATCAGACAACTTACtgatattttaattgtaaaaaaaagaagcctcaCATGTGAATCTACTTAGCAGAACAGATCTTTCCCAGTGCTTGTTCACTGTCATGGGTGATACAGTGTTTGCAATAGTATAAAATAAGaatgtaaaggaaaatgagGGACTGTTTCCTGCATCATGCAAAGAAACAGGCTGGCTGCATGTTTCAAAGCTTGCTGgatattcttccttttctcttgcatcCTTTCTAACAAAGGTCAGTTGCCTTTGTTGATGTCCTCCTGGGAAAATTCTGGATTCTGTACTTGTCTTTGGTGCAGTGGGTTGATCAAGAGTTGTCCTGCTGTTGGCCCCATGATAGCTGGTTCTTTTTTGGAAGGTGTTTGATGTGCAGCGGAAAGTCACCTACAAGAACTTAAACAGCTGGTACAAGGAGCTGAGAGAATTTCGCCCAGAGATTCCTTGCATTGTGGTGGCCAACAAAATTGATGGTAAGTATTATCTTCTTCTTTCAACCTCTAAGGATTGTCATGTGATTCTCTTCTGACCTGGCTGAGAAAGAATGTTGTTCAGCTGCTAGGTCCAGATGAGTTCTTGAGTATTAGTCCCCCGGGGCTGTATTCAACCAAACGAATAGCTGGGTCCTGTACTGACCTTACATGCTGTTTTATAGGCTCTTGCCCTTGTTTTACtagcaattaaaaatacaaatttgatCCATTTAAAGTTTATTCAAGTGATGTTCTTGCAATTCTGTCATTACTGCTCTGCCCATTTCATCCAGCAAGAACCCAAAAGCTGATTGGAGCAGTACCTAGTCAAAGACTGCAGGATGTCTTGCTGGAAGAGGAGCATAACCTATCATGTGGCTTCCCCTGATAGAGCCAGTAACTGTCTTTGTGTTGCTAATTCAACCTGTAGGTTTCTGTGGGACTCCTCTGTGCTAAAGCGTCTAAATATAACTGCTGGCAAAATTGTTCACCTTCCTCTGCAGGGGACTGGATGATTCCTTCCTCTTAGGAATGCCAGCTAGGCATTCATGATAGCTGCCGTTTGGGTTGTGGTCTGCCTCCTGCGTCCTGTGAGAGCACATAATACATCAGCTGTCTGCTCAGCATCAGTGAGAGAATGCATAGCCTTAGGACCACAGTCTTTGCTACTCTCTGTCAAGTACAGCGTCAGGCATGGGATTCCTTGCTGATATTCATGGTAGGAATCATCACAGCTGTGAATAGCTGTGTCTACCTGAATAAGGTGTCTGGGCTCCCACTGCTGTCTACAGAGGTTCATTTCATTCGGTGGTGTGACTTAGGGCATGATTGGTCTTTCCCAATAAAAGCCTTTCCTATAGGATGTGCCAAGACAGCCCTGAATCCACTGATTGCACGGACTGTACAGGAAGTCCAAGGCGAATGGACTTGGTGTTGGCCACCATATTGTAGACAGAACTGAATGCTGCTCTTAGTGTTCTGTGTGTGAGTGGACAGTGTTCCAAGAGAGTCCTCTGCCTTGCCGTCGTTTGCTGTATTCTACCCGGACTAGGAAATGATCGGCCCACAGCTCTTAACACAGGCCCAGTCTGCAAAACAGTTGATTCAGCTTCCTGCAAAGAGGTGGGCAGTGGCTGCCTGGGCAGCGCTCACTGGCCAGCATTTGGAGTCTGAACACCTTCAGCTATTGCCTCTGAGAAAAGGCAGATGATCTGGAGTCATCCTCCTGTGCTGATGCACAGGATGTCTTATCCATCAAAAATCTGAGCTCTTACTGCTGTGTCAGCACATCCTGTAAATATGCCATAGATTTGttccaaaactgaaataaagcttCTGGAGGCTGGGGTAGCTGGACCAGCTGCCTGCtaagtaaaaatatataataacaGAATCGTTTGTATACTGTGAGTGTGCCCTTGACTCACACAAATATAGGTAATACGGCACAAGGGCAATGGGGAGTTCTGGTTCAAAAGGACAAACTGGAGGGTGAGGCATGACTAGTACTGGCAATAGTGTCCAGGTCATGTGTGGACACACAGCAAAGTCATAGGGGTGTGCCTGGAAAATGTTCATCGTTGCCACACCACAAGTGAACTGATATGTTCTAAGCCGCAAAGAATTAGGCATTTATAGCACATCAGAATCAATCTATAATTTAGTCACAGACCAAGGATAAACCAGCAGGaacccttttatttttgtgtgttcttGTCAATGGTTTGCTGATGctattgcttttaaaaccttGTAGCTTTTGAGGAGCACTCTCATAGTCTTATACTAAAGTGAGGAGGCCTTGGCAGCTAATTTGGGCTCTGGTCTCCAGCTGCTCCACCACTTCTGCATATGTTGGCATTCTGCCTACAGTGATGTCTTACTGACCGCTTCTTTTTTCACCCCCAGCGGATATGAAGGTGACCCAGAAAAGCTTCAACTTTGCCCGGAAGTTCAGTTTGCCCTTTTACTTTGTGTCTGCTGCAGATGGCACCAATGTGGTGAAGGTAAAACATAGTTATTTGGCTCAGCATCACATGGAGACTGCTGTAGGCACAGAGAGCAAACAATGGGCTAGTACATCTCTGGCGATTTATGAGGTCCTCGGAGCTATAGGTAGTTGCagagggttgggttttttttccctggggtGTGGGAACAGTTTCCCTATGTTACGGAAGCCCAGTGCCCCTTACTTTGAGTAACAAGCATTCTCCTTCTCATCAGCTCTTCAATGACGCTATCAAACTGGCAGTTGCTTACAAACAGAATTCGGGAGATTTCATGGACGAGGTCATGCAAGAACTGGAGGTAAAAAAGGCTCTACTTACTGCACTCCTCCTAAGTGAttagcagctctgctcttttttccctCAGGGAAAGCAGAGCCTGTTGCAAAGGGTGAAACTTGGCAAGCATGGAAAGATTTGCCTTATGCTGGTGACACCATGGGGTTTGTGTGTTGCTCGTGTCTAAGTTGGAAGGGGTGAGGCGGTCACCCTCTGAAGAGTCCATGCTGCCTAGACCAAATTTGAAAGAACTGCAGCAAGTGTAGCTGTTGCTCTCATGCTTCTCAGCAGTTCTTTGTCTTGCTCCTTTCCAGAGCTTTGACCTGCAGAAGAAGAGTGAGAATTTGTCAGATAAAGAGGAGAGCTGCCCTGAAGAGAAGCCCCCATCTGCCTAAGCCCTGGACCCAGagtctgcttttccctttgctctAGATTTCTGGGGCTAGTTAGAGCTGGCCTTCACAGAGGAGAGTGATTGTTGTCATGCCCTGAGAGCACTGGTGGTGGGCAGCTGGACCTTACTAGACAGTGGGAGGCTGTCTAGGCATAACCGCCCTTGACTTGGCCCTAGCCACTGCATATCAAGGTCAAGGAAAGGGCAGAAGTATCCACGTGGTTGCTAGTTACCACATGCTTCTTCAAGGCAAAGCTTGCCAGCAGGGCTAAACTGCTCTTGGACATGCAGGGAAGGGTCCTGCCCAGGTGCTTTAATGGTACCtactggagaaaacaaacactaaaGAATTCTTTTTATAAAGCTTTGAGCTTGCACCCATCCTCCGCTTTTGTTATGAGCCAGTCCAGTCACTACACAGCACGAGTCCAACTGCCAGCTCTCCCCATTGCTTACACAGCCTAGCCACTGCTGCCCCTCGGTTCACCCCCGtcatctctgctgcagcttctttaGGTTTCCTTCCCCATTCTGTTATGGAGCAGCCAAATCTGGTAGACTTCTGAACACAGGGGAATTTCTCCTTTCAGGCCCAATAGAGCTGAATCAGGTGGACTCTCAGACCTGGGACACTTGTCCTATCCCAGCCTGATGGATGGCAGCTGCTGTTCCCTTGTGTGTGTTGCTGTGTTCTGAAGAGCCaggcacacaaacacagactCACACAATGAATGTGAAGGGCAAAACAGACTGACATAAACAAAGCAGTATCTTTACAAGCACCCATGTAGACATAACCACCACTCACATAAACATGAATGCAGTCCaatctttttctgcatttccagatGATGAGGATTGCATGTTTACTAGTGAGACAGAAACATACCTTCCCTCCCTAGATTCATAAGCACAGCATATTTATAGATTCCTCAAATAACAGTTTGGAAATTAAGTCCATGTAATATCTGTGGCTTGAAGTCAAGCTCCTTACCCAGTCATCGGTGCAAACCTTGGATCTTTCTATATGTGTGTTTCCTGGGTCGTGAGAGTCCAATTTCAAGTTCACTCATGCAttgtacacaaacacacagatccCACCAGTAGCTGCCTAAGATATTCTGTGTTTCCAACTGCTTTCCCCAAGACCCCTAAGCCCCTATGACCTGTGTTCCCTTATTCCACTGTACCACCTCTCTGACCAGGCATGGTTTCAGCCCTTTTGAGCGACTGCCTGACttacctgcctgcagcctgcctcatTTTGCACGTGCCAGGCGTGGAAGTCCTTGCCTTGCACAGGGGGTTGAATTGCACTGAAGCATGGTTAGCTGTGAAAATTGAAATACCTTTTCAAGAACTTAAGTCGGCTTCAGCATTTGTGTGCATTCAGAGGAGCATGGGCAGGACAGACCTTTgacactgaggctgcctttgcATCAGCAAGCATTGCCCCAGACAGAAATGGTCGTGGTACACTGCAGCCTGCACTGGATCCTGTTCGTCCTGCTGCTTAAGCTTTTTTCCCGTTAGAACCTGCAGGACTTCCCGCACCCAAGTAAAGAATTCCACCAGCTTCTGGAGTGGAAATGGGCAGGAGATAATTGTGTTTATAttggccttggcctctgaaTAGGGCTTGaggtggtgacaaaatgactCCATGCCCTTGCTGTTAGAGTAGCCCTTACTGCTGGGTGCAACCCCATCTGTACCAGGATCCAGTCATAGAAGTGCTGAGTGGAGGTGCATACTCCGGGCTGCCTGGCTGTCACACAGCCTTTTCCCCAGCTGGTCacaccaacaagccagaagtagtcaGCGCTGTTATCTTTGTCCactgctgtccccctgcagcgGAGGAGAGAGGATGAAGAGGTAGTTGGGTGGCCACCATCAGCGCTGCAGCTGGCTCCTGTCTCGCAGCACCTGGCACAGCTGTATTCTCAGTGCACAGAAAGGCTCTGTAGAATCTTGGTGGGAAGGGGTTGTGGGCCTGTAAGATAGAGCTCGCTCTCATCTCTGCACGGTGATGCTGAATGTGTGGAAGACAGATGTTCCAGGACTGGGATCTGGAGCCATGCACTGCCAAGAGCACTAGATGGGTTTTCTGGGCAGAGTCCCAGAAGCTCTAGCCAGAGAAGGATGCTCCCGCTCTCAGCCCCACAAGCAATTGTCCATGGTTTTGGTAAATCCTGTATCAGCCTCATCTCATCAGTCTGCCTTCCACCACTGTGTAGCAGAGCCTTGCTGACATGCTGGAGTGCAAGACGGGAGAAAAGCGGGAGCCAGCCACATGCATTGCATTTTCTGAGCAGGGCTAGGTCCCTGGAGGGTAGGAGGCAGTGACTCAAAGAATGGCAGCCTCAAAGCTTGAGAAAGGTGCGGGAGTtccctgctgccatcctggCTTGTGTGGATAGATGTAAGGCACACAGCTGAGTGAGCAACCTGGTCCCTAGGATGACTGGGGAGGCTGGCTGAAAGTGGAACAGCTGCTCTGAAGGCCCTTGAGGTGTAGCACAGCTTCACAGGCACCAGAACTGGGCCCCAAACCAAGTCGACTCAaggctgctttgttttttttgaaaactgaccTGAAGGTGGTGCCCCGTACCTGCTGAGAGCAGACAGAAGGTGGTCTTGGAGAAGGCAACTTGTATTTTGTGGATGGATACTCTGCTATCCAGCACCAGATTTTGCAGGTGGTTAAGGGGGAATAACGTGAGAGGTGACCACATTTCACAGATAATTGAAGGAAGAGCTGGGATCCTTGTGGGGAGAGGAATCCGGTAGGGACGGCAGTACCCAGGAAAGCCCATCAGTAATGCCATTGGAAGTCCGAGCTGGTGTAGCTAACAGCACCCAAACCACCACATCTGTTCACAGATGTGGCAAACCTGGgagcaaggggggaaaaataactgGGGCTAGTCCCTTGTTTTGGTGGAGctaaaggcagagaaagggTGCAGTCAGGGAAGATGAAGGGGATGTTTAAGCATGGAGAATGGAGTGAAGGGGCATGAAGGAGCCAGTCACATATAAGCAAACTGCTGGCTGGCTTGCTTGACTGGGCCCTGTACCTAATCACAACAGTACACCCTACTTTTTGAGAGTGATTCCAAACCCTTTTCTGTGTGGCCTCACTCTGTGCCCAGCGCAGGGTGGGTCCCAAGGCCTGCCTGCTAGCAGTAGCCAAAGGGAACACAGGTCAGAGGGACCCCACAGCTGGGAACACCCAGTGTCTAGGACCAGCTACTGGTGGGAGCCCTGTGTGcgtgttgtcctggtttcagctgggatggagttaattttcttcttagcagctggtgcagcgctgtgttttggatttggtgtgagaacaatgttgatagcacactgatgttttagttgttgctgggtgatgtttatactaagtcaaagacttttcagtttcttcgGCCCTTAGGCCagtgaggaggctggaggggcacaagaaattgggaggggacatagccaggagagctgacccaGACTAGCCAGAGGTATTCCAtgccatgggatgtcatgcttggtatatacACCGGGGGGTTGGCGGAGGCTGGGCATCACTGCTTAGGGTCTGCCTGGGCATtagtcagcaggtggtgagcaactgtattgtgcatcactggttttcttttctcctctccctttggatttcattcctcttccctttcccctccttttcattataactgttactattattgtttttattttattttatttcaattattaaattgtccTTCTCTTAACCttgaattttacattcctttccaattctcctccccatccttcagGGTGGTAGGGGTTGGGGacagtgagcaagtggctgccggctggagttaaaccacgaCATGTGTGCAAATCACTAGTGAACTTGAAGCTGGACTAGCTCACAAGCAAGGAAAGACCCTTTGTCATGTGGATAGCATGCAGTTGCAGCCCACCTGATTCATCAGCCCCAGCATCCAGACCTTGGAGGACCAGGCCTGCCAACCACTAGCCATATCTCCACCTCCTGGAGTTAtgaaggacttggaggtgcttGAGCATGCATGCCTTGAGCTGCTTCCCACCTAGGCATGTCCTCTCTGCACTAGCTGCACAAGGTCCTGCCTCTGAAGCTGCCAGGACCATCCATCCATACCATCCTCCTCTTGCTCTGCTCTTGGTCCCTGGCAAGTgatggtgctgcagctcccagctctgttcccacccagggctgcagagcatgCCTCCAG
The Falco peregrinus isolate bFalPer1 chromosome 6, bFalPer1.pri, whole genome shotgun sequence genome window above contains:
- the LOC101924858 gene encoding rab-like protein 2A isoform X2 — translated: MPVEHCINLCELVSDSTVLFTVCYRWKFKTSIVLFCGLSSVDTVLHKHLQPGSFPWAAGLQEVLQHGSFSQDFWDTAGQERFQSMHASYYHKAHACIMVFDVQRKVTYKNLNSWYKELREFRPEIPCIVVANKIDADMKVTQKSFNFARKFSLPFYFVSAADGTNVVKLFNDAIKLAVAYKQNSGDFMDEVMQELESFDLQKKSENLSDKEESCPEEKPPSA
- the LOC101924858 gene encoding rab-like protein 2A isoform X1 — its product is MADTAAAAAAAEQSRDEAAAGGEETVKIICLGDSAVGKSKLLERFLLEGFRPQQLSTFALTLYKHRARVDGQAVLVDFWDTAGQERFQSMHASYYHKAHACIMVFDVQRKVTYKNLNSWYKELREFRPEIPCIVVANKIDADMKVTQKSFNFARKFSLPFYFVSAADGTNVVKLFNDAIKLAVAYKQNSGDFMDEVMQELESFDLQKKSENLSDKEESCPEEKPPSA
- the LOC101924858 gene encoding rab-like protein 2A isoform X3, which gives rise to MHASYYHKAHACIMVFDVQRKVTYKNLNSWYKELREFRPEIPCIVVANKIDADMKVTQKSFNFARKFSLPFYFVSAADGTNVVKLFNDAIKLAVAYKQNSGDFMDEVMQELESFDLQKKSENLSDKEESCPEEKPPSA